The Halobacillus amylolyticus nucleotide sequence ATTGTAAGGGGTTTGCCGCCTATCATCCGTGGGTTTCATAGGCTATAATTTGAAGGGAGAAATGAGTATGAATAAGTTAGAGAATTTGCGTCAAGCCATTATGGATCAAAAACTTGATGGTTTACTCATTATGAGCGGTCAAAACCGCCGCTACGTAACGAACTTTACCGGCTCATCTGGTGCTGTTTTAATTACAGCTCGGGATGCTGTTTTCATTACTGATTTTAGGTATACTGAACAGGCATCAGAACAAGCGAAAGGCTTTACTATTGTGGAGCATAAGGTCCCAATGCATGAGGAGGTTGCGTCACAGGTTAAAAGGTTAGGCTTAACGAATCTAGGATTTGAGCAGGACCATGTTACATACACTCAATATGATGTCTATCGTCAGCAGCTAGACGCGGAACTTATACCTACTTCTGGTTTAGTTGAAAAGTTACGCTTAATTAAGACAGATGAGGAGCTTACTATATTAAAGGATGCTGTGAAGATTGCGGATGATGCATTTGAACATATTTTAGGCTACATTAAGCCTGGAGTGAAGGAAATTGATGTTTCTAACGAGTTAGAATTTTTCATGAGAAAACAAGGTGCCACTTCCTCAAGTTTTGATATCATCGTTGCTTCCGGCTATCGCTCAGCGCTTCCGCACGGGGTAGCTTCTCAAAAGGAAATACAATCAGGAGAGCTTGTTACATTAGATTTTGGAGCTCTTTATCAAGGGTATTGCTCAGATATTACACGTACCGTAGCTGTAGGTGAAATTAGTGATGAATTAAAGGAAATTTATAGTACGGTACTACAGGCACAGATCAAAGGTATGGAAGGCATTAAGTCAGGCATTACCGGTAAAGAAGCAGATGCGCTTACTCGTGATTATATTGAGGAAAAAGGGTATGGTGAATATTTTGGGCATTCTACAGGTCATGGCATTGGCTTAGATGTGCATGAGGGCCCTGGGTTATCATTTAGAACTGATCAGATGCTTGAGGCTGGTATGGTTGTGACGGTAGAACCGGGAATCTATGTACCTAACGTAGGCGGCTGCAGAATTGAGGATGATACCGTCGTAACTACGACGGGTAATGAACGTCTCAGTCATTCTCGAAAAGAATTAATTATATTATAAAAAGCTTGGGCGATTTTAGAGGAGGAATAGAATGATTTCTGTAAACGACTTTCGAACAGGACTAACCATTGAGGTAGACGGAAATATTTGGCAGGTTATGGACTTTCAACATGTGAAGCCAGGAAAAGGGCTGCGTTTGTCCGCTCCAAACTTCGCAATCTTAGAAATGGCAACATCCAGGAAAAGACCTTCCGTGGCGGTGAAAAGGTAGAGCGCGCGCACATTGAGAACCGTAAAATGCAATATTTATATGCTTCGGGTGATATGCATGCCTTTATGGATTCTGAAACATTTGAGCAAGTAGAGTTGCCAACCGCACAAATTTCTGACCAACTCAACTATTTAAAAGAGAACATGGAAGTGCAAATCCAGTCCTATCATGCGGAAACAATTGGTGTTGAGCTGCCAAATAACGTCGAGCTTAAAGTGACAGAAACAGAGCCAGGAATTAAGGGAGATACGGCAAGCGGTGGAACAAAGCCTGCCACCTTAGAAACAGGTCTCATTGTACAAGTTCCGTTTTTCATTAATGAAGGTGAAGTGCTGCTCATTAATACAAGTGACGGAAAATATGTATCACGTGCATAAGCAATACTAGAACGCTTGAGCTACTCCTCTTATGGGGTAGCTCTTTTTTTATACTTAGTTTTGCTAGATTAAGGTGTGTTTTTCAAGAGAGAACTGTCATAACTCATGTACTTGTACATAGATATAAGGTAAATCAATAAAAGGAGTTTTTGGTTGAATGAAAGAGATTATTCGGTTGTTTCCAGAACATTATCAACCTCTCCTATCAAATGATGTTGATTGGACTAGTGTACAAGAAATAAGATTACGGGTTCATCAACGACTGGAGGTGCTAGATTCAACAGACGTTCATACATTTCCAAATTTACAGCTGTCGCAAGCCGATTTGACTTATGTATTAAATCAAATTAGTCAATTTTCTCTATATCGACTTCAGGATGAAATAAAAGAGGGATTCATCACCATTGAAGGTGGACATCGGGTTGGATTAGCAGGAAAAGCGAACACCATCAATCATGATATTGACACATTAAAGCATATTTCATTTATGAATATTCGCATAGCACGTCCTTCTGTGAATCGAGCGGAACAGTTCTTGCCACATTTGCTTATGCGGGGAGAGTGGATGAATACATTAATTATCGGTCCCCCTCATTCAGGAAAAACAACATTGCTTCGAGAGCTTTCTAAATCCATCGGTTCAGGAACAACATTAAAAAGGGCATCAAAGGTTGCTTTAATTGATGAACGGTCAGAGCTTGCAGCCTGTCACCGAGGTATTCCACAACTAGACGTTGGGGAACGGACAGATGTGATGGATGCCTGCCCTAAAGCTGAAGGCATGATGATGATGATCCGTTCCATGTCCCCTGATCTTATTTTAGTAGACGAATTAGGTGGAGAAAAGGATGCTGAAGCAGTTAGGGAGGCAACGTTTACAGGAGTAAAAGTCATTTGTAGCATTCATGGGGGCAGTCTTGAGACAGTTATGAAGCGGAGGGCTGCAAACGGATTAATAACAGATCAGATATTTGATCGATATATTGTGCTTAATCGCTTAACCCCTCATAGGCCAAGCTCTATTCGTATTCTTAACGCGCAAGGAGCGCAAATTACTTCCTTTGAAGGGGAGTTGGCAATGGGTTGGATCGGCGCCTTAATCGTATTAACGGTTAGTACATGGGTTGGATTTGACATAGCTGCCAAATTTAAAAAACGTCCTGGTCAAATTAGGCAATGGAAGAGTGCTTTACAAATGATCGAAGCAGAAATGGTTTATGGACAGTCTTCTCTTTGGGAAGTATGTGAGCGAATCTCAAACCAGCTCCCCACTCCCATTTGTGAGTTTTTTTCCAACTTATTATCAGAGAAAGAAACGTGTACCAATTTTGCAGAACTATGGGAAACGAAGCTTCAAAAGCATGGGCATGGAAATGCCTTAACAAAAACGGATTCAGATATAGTAGCTCAATTTGGGAGCACTTTAGGACAGCACGATCTCCTTCAGCAACAGAAGCAAATAAAGTTAACTCTTCATCATCTCGATCTGCAACTTAATGATGCAATCGAATCTTCAGGTAAACATCAGAAGGTAGCGCGGGGGATGGGGGTCTTAAGTGGGCTGTTAGTCATTATATTACTCATTTGATAAGGGGAAGGGACATTGTGCTTCAAGATGCATCCATCCTGTTTCAGATTGCTGGAGTCGGTATTATCGTAGCTATGATCCACAGTATTTTAAAACAAATGGGCAAAGAAGAAATTGCCCAAGTTGTTACATTAACAGGATTTATCATTGTTCTGTTTATCGTTATTCAC carries:
- a CDS encoding M24 family metallopeptidase, producing the protein MNKLENLRQAIMDQKLDGLLIMSGQNRRYVTNFTGSSGAVLITARDAVFITDFRYTEQASEQAKGFTIVEHKVPMHEEVASQVKRLGLTNLGFEQDHVTYTQYDVYRQQLDAELIPTSGLVEKLRLIKTDEELTILKDAVKIADDAFEHILGYIKPGVKEIDVSNELEFFMRKQGATSSSFDIIVASGYRSALPHGVASQKEIQSGELVTLDFGALYQGYCSDITRTVAVGEISDELKEIYSTVLQAQIKGMEGIKSGITGKEADALTRDYIEEKGYGEYFGHSTGHGIGLDVHEGPGLSFRTDQMLEAGMVVTVEPGIYVPNVGGCRIEDDTVVTTTGNERLSHSRKELIIL
- the spoIIIAA gene encoding stage III sporulation protein AA, translating into MKEIIRLFPEHYQPLLSNDVDWTSVQEIRLRVHQRLEVLDSTDVHTFPNLQLSQADLTYVLNQISQFSLYRLQDEIKEGFITIEGGHRVGLAGKANTINHDIDTLKHISFMNIRIARPSVNRAEQFLPHLLMRGEWMNTLIIGPPHSGKTTLLRELSKSIGSGTTLKRASKVALIDERSELAACHRGIPQLDVGERTDVMDACPKAEGMMMMIRSMSPDLILVDELGGEKDAEAVREATFTGVKVICSIHGGSLETVMKRRAANGLITDQIFDRYIVLNRLTPHRPSSIRILNAQGAQITSFEGELAMGWIGALIVLTVSTWVGFDIAAKFKKRPGQIRQWKSALQMIEAEMVYGQSSLWEVCERISNQLPTPICEFFSNLLSEKETCTNFAELWETKLQKHGHGNALTKTDSDIVAQFGSTLGQHDLLQQQKQIKLTLHHLDLQLNDAIESSGKHQKVARGMGVLSGLLVIILLI
- the spoIIIAC gene encoding stage III sporulation protein AC, with the translated sequence MLQDASILFQIAGVGIIVAMIHSILKQMGKEEIAQVVTLTGFIIVLFIVIHRLAELFQQIKSVFLYQG